Proteins found in one Sorghum bicolor cultivar BTx623 chromosome 1, Sorghum_bicolor_NCBIv3, whole genome shotgun sequence genomic segment:
- the LOC8086234 gene encoding protein PYRICULARIA ORYZAE RESISTANCE 21 has protein sequence MPTIIVSVDLECGRCRAKIQKVLNRIQEKGEFCIDDIDFDEKNNKVKVTGPFDPEKLADKLCCKACKIIKQIEIVEPPPPPPPEKKEEPKKEEPAPPPPEKKEEPAPPPPAIVEEPPKEKPKEEPPKEKPKEEPPKEKPPPPKEQPAPPPPKVVEIPYPWPYPYPYPAWPSDCCCHHGHGGCHCCSCGKAPEPAPAPPPPQYYPQYVPQPYPCNPCGGGYRIVCEEDPSYACAIM, from the exons ATGCCGACCATCATCGTCTCGGTGGACCTGGAATGCGGCCGCTGCCGTGCCAAGATCCAGAAGGTGCTCAACAGGATCCAAG AGAAGGGTGAGTTCTGCATCGATGACATCGACTTCGACGAGAAGAACAACAAGGTGAAAGTCACGGGGCCGTTCGACCCGGAAAAGCTCGCCGACAAGCTCTGCTGCAAGGCGTGCAAGATCATCAAGCAGATCGAGATCGTcgagcctccgccgccgccgccgccggagaagaaggaggagcccaagaaggaggagccggccccgccgccgccggagaagaaggaggagcctgccccgccgccgccggcgattgTTGAGGAGCCGCCCAAGGAGAAACCCAAGGAGGAGCCACCCAAGGAGAAACCCAAGGAGGAGCCACCCAAGGAGAAGCCCCCACCACCCAAGGAGCAGcccgccccgccgccgcccaAGGTGGTGGAGATCCCTTACCCGTGGCCGTACCCGTACCCGTACCCGGCGTGGCCGTCCGACTGCTGCTGCCACCACGGCCACGGCGGGTGCCACTGCTGCTCCTGCGGCAAGGCCCCTGAGCCTGCCccggcgccgccaccgccgcagtACTACCCGCAGTACGTGCCCCAGCCGTACCCCTGCAACCCCTGCGGCGGCGGCTACCGGATCGTCTGCGAGGAGGACCCCTCCTACGCCTGCGCcatcatgtga